The proteins below come from a single Eptesicus fuscus isolate TK198812 chromosome 5, DD_ASM_mEF_20220401, whole genome shotgun sequence genomic window:
- the LOC103283911 gene encoding centromere-associated protein E-like has translation MEIVQGSHSYWAIQACFDPPLKEVSTRNPIIYNKTTADPDHPDLAGLLVKNKNLLAELRSLQNKLFIKESSLQDMKNELESYKEDNSKQSFQIISLKSDIKDLEDLIASLTRVKSLKSINNQTLKRGNLDLNERIIELENRLRVHLIERERAEQKADLLEKKLAGANGFTPYMNVKGQEDTLGSFMIKGAEGLKQEIQLLTKRLEQLHHHHEESSQTEEKCREQKRPLKRLVGKIAVNDCFQARLDLGRNKENSRTKNSRIDENSKTFKHLEKDNKQKTLLTIKQNLQIATTQRLEEEIQQLQKQLSDLKLSNKNMKTQLTRVNVLKDKTIQKLRQSLIKVEAMKGKAAMKTDNLKTTLDPTKQEARWDKDGTHQMLHAVTPELCTAKSTLEEVSGRPQEEVDFRETIMKMLGFNMKTADKEIITHLRLVIQAYETSNKSKIASDCETGQNNA, from the exons ATGGAG ATTGTGCAGGGAAGCCACTCATATTGGGCAATTCAG GCTTGTTTTGATCCACCTCTTAAAGAAGTTTCCACCAGGAACCCAATCATATACAACAAAACGACTGCTGACCCAGACCATCCTGACCTTGCTGGTTTGTTGGTGAAAAACAAGAATCTTTTAGCTGAG CTAAGAAGTCTTCAAAACAAACTTTTCATAAAAGAAAGTTCGTTGCAAGATATGAAGAATGAGCTAGAAAGTTACAAAGAAGATAACTCGAAACAGTCGTTTCAGATAATCTCCCTGAAAAGTGATATCAAGGACTTGGAGGATCTTATTGCTTCTCTAACTAGAGTTAAATCTTTGAAAAGCATCAATAATCAGACTCTTAAAAGAGGCAACTTGGATCTAAATGAAAGAATTATAGAGCTAGAAAACCGTCTAAG AGTACATCTGATTGAAAGAGAAAGGGCAGAGCAAAAAGCAGACCTTTTGGAGAAAAAGTTAGCAGGTGCTAATGGATTCACTCCTTACATGAATGTGAAAGGACAAGAAGATACCTTGGGTAGTTTCATGATAAAG ggAGCTGAAGGCCTTAAGCAGGAAATTCAGTTGCTCACCAAGCGACTGGAACAGCTGCATCATCACCACGAAGAATCATCTCAAACTGAAGAAAAGTGTAGGGAACAAAAAAGACCCTTGAAACGTCTGGTGGGAAAAATTGCTGTTAATGACTGTTTTCAAGCGAGATTAGACTTGGGCAGGAATAAA GAAAACTCCAGGACTAAAAACTCCCGAATAGATGAGAATAGCAAGACGTTTAAACATCTAGAGAaagacaacaaacaaaaaacattactGACTATTAAGCAGAATTTGCAGATTGCAACAACTCAAAGATTAGAGGAAGAAATTCAGCAACTTCAGAAACAGCTCAGTGATTtgaaattgtcaaataaaaatatgaaaacccAACTGACAAGAGTAAATGTCCTTAAA GACAAAACAATTCAGAAGCTCAGGCAATCATTAATAAAAGTTGAAGCAATGAAAGGGAAGGCAGCTATGAAAACAGATAACTTGAAAACTACATTAGACCCGACCAAGCAAGAGGCAAGATGGGACAAAGACGGGACCCATCAGATGTTACATGCTGTCACTCCtgagctctgcacagcaaagagcACGCTTGAAGAAGTATCAGGACGACCAcaagag GAAGTCGACTTTCGAGAAACTATCATGAAGATGTTGGGATTTAACATGAAAACAGCAGACAAGGAAATTATCACTCACCTAAGACTTGTTATCCAAGCTTATGAAACATCTAACAAATCGAAGATTGCTTCTGATTGTGAGACTGGACAGAATAACGCATAA